The sequence below is a genomic window from Sphingomonas crusticola.
CAGTCTCATCCGCAACGGCCGGGCGCCATTGCCGCGCGTCGACGTTTCGTCGGAGCCAGGTGGCCAGGCAAAGGGCAAACGGCATGGCAAGGATCGGATCGACTATATCGTCCCAGCCAACGCGCGCGTCCGCCTGCATTGGTGACGGGTGCGAAAGCCGCGTTCGCGCGTTCTGGGCCGGTGACTGACAAGATCCAACAGCTCCGCGTGCGGATGGAAGAGGCGGCGGCCGCGCTCGATTTCGAAGAGGCTCGGCGCTTGCGCGACCAGCTCAGCATCGCTCGGGGGGGCGGCGCGGGCGACGATGCCGAAGCAGATGTCTCGGGCCTGACGCGTCAGCAACCGGGCCGGATGGGCCTCGGCACGAGCCAACAGCGCATGACCCCGCCGCCCGGCTGGCGGCCGCCGGCCAAGCCGGATCCGATGACGCGCGGACGGGGTAAGCGCCGTTCTTAACGAGCTTGCACATCGGCAGGTTTGCGGCTTGGTGCGCGCGATGCGCCCTGTTGTCCCCGCTTTGATGCTCGCTGCCTGATGGCCGAGGAACCGCTCGACTGCCTGATCGTGGGCGCCGGCCCCGCCGGCTTGACCGCGGCCATCTATCTGGCCCGTTTTCATCTCGACATCCGCGTCGTCGATGCCGGCAACAGTCGCGCGGGGCTGATCCCCAAGACGCGCAACCATGCCGGCTTTCCGGAAGGCATCAGCGGGCCGAACCTGCTCCGCCGCATGAATCAGCAGGCGCGTATCTATGGCGCGCGGATCGAGGAGGGCGAAGTTACGGCCATCGCTCGTGACGACGACCTCTTCCACATCTCCACTTCCGATGGGGAAGTGGTGGCACGATCAATCCTGCTGGCGACGGGCGTGGTGAATATCCGTCCGGAAATGCGGGCGGAAGTGCATGATCAGGCACTGGCCCGCGGACTGATCCGCTATTGCCCGATCTGCGACGCTTATGAGGTCACCGACTTGCCTGTCGGCGTCATCGGCAGCGGCGAACATGGCGTGCGCGAAGCGATTTTCCTGCGCGGCTATACGGCGGACCTTGCGTTGATCGCACCGGCGGGCCCGCATGAGCTGGACGACGCACAGC
It includes:
- a CDS encoding NAD(P)/FAD-dependent oxidoreductase, translating into MAEEPLDCLIVGAGPAGLTAAIYLARFHLDIRVVDAGNSRAGLIPKTRNHAGFPEGISGPNLLRRMNQQARIYGARIEEGEVTAIARDDDLFHISTSDGEVVARSILLATGVVNIRPEMRAEVHDQALARGLIRYCPICDAYEVTDLPVGVIGSGEHGVREAIFLRGYTADLALIAPAGPHELDDAQRALLEQAGIAAIDGPAHNFQLAADHIQVDTAAGTRSFASIYPALGSVIRSELARSLGAEASDEGCLVVDDHQRTSIAGLYAAGDVVKGLDQISHAMGEGGVAATTIRNDLARRHPFMR
- a CDS encoding UvrB/UvrC motif-containing protein; translated protein: MTDKIQQLRVRMEEAAAALDFEEARRLRDQLSIARGGGAGDDAEADVSGLTRQQPGRMGLGTSQQRMTPPPGWRPPAKPDPMTRGRGKRRS